Below is a genomic region from Roseovarius arcticus.
AAACACCCAAATTACCCCTGTGGATAAGTTTTTTTGCCTACCAAGAATAGTCAAGAGTCCGTGCATCTTAGGCCATGTTCTTGATTTTCAACCATGGAGAGAACTCGCCTTTAGGTTGAAAAATGTCTTGGCAGTTTTGCGGCGAGGTGCCAGCCTTTGGGGGTCTGAAACATAAATCTGGGGATTAAAAAAATGACAGCACAACTCAAAGTTGAAGCAACTCTCGCCGCCATCAAAACAACACACACTGCCAACCTGCATGACGGCGCCGCGACCGAGATGTTCACATCGTCCATGGCGCCGAGCATGACAGCCGACATCTCTGCCGGCGATGCGGTGCAAATGTTCACTTCGTCGATGGCGCCCAGCCTGCGCAGCGACGTGTCCGCTGGCGACAATGTCGAGATGTTCACTTCGTCCATGGCACCTTCGGTTCGTGCCGATGCATCAGCTGGCGATAACGTCCAGATGTTCACTTCGTCGATGGCCCCTTCGGCCCGCAGCGACGCATCTGCCGGCGACAACGTTGAGATGTTCACATCCTCGATGAGCCCTGCAGCAACAGCCGACGCCGTCTCGGGCGATGCGGTTCAGCTCTTTACCTCGTCGATGGCACCTGCCGTGACAGCGGGCGAAGCTGTGGGCGCATTCACGTCCTCAATGGCACCTGCGGCCGAAGCGCGCGAAGGCGACGCTGTCGAAATGTTCACCTCGAGCATGTAAGACCAGCCTCCGAAACGCAGCAGAACGGGGCCTTGTGCCCGGACCATTCAAATGGAGATCGCCAATATGACCACCATCGTCCAGCTCAACGTCCCGTTCCGGCAGCACAGCAAGGCCGCACGCCAAGCGGCCTTGCTCAAGACCTTCGCCCAGACCCGCCGCACCCAAGAAGACGTTTTCTGGCTCAAGGAAAACGCCGAGATGCTGAACATTCTTGAATGCACAGGTGCAGAATTGGCGCCAAACGCGCTGGGTGCGTATCAGAAATTTTACAACGACATCGAACAGCGCATGGAATTCTTTCCGCAGTATTATCGCTTTTTGCTGTCGCTCTGCCTGGATCTAGAGGATCTGGGAATGCCCGGAGACAAAGGCGCGGTGCTTACCGATTGGGTCGCGCGGCAGGGCCTGGCCGACGCCGAGCTATCGGATCTGCAACGCGCCGAGGCGCGCCGCCTATGCGCCCGCCGCGGGGTTGAGCCACTGCCGGGCGATACCGGCCTCGACGACCGACTGCGCAGTTTCGCCGCGCGCTCGCAGACATTTACTATGCCGAACAAAAAGGCTGCGTACGAGCTGACGCATATCGTATTTTATCTATCCGAGTATGGCCGCGTCGATCCGATGCTGGACACGGATGCGCTGCGCAGCCTGATGTTTGCCGGAACGCTCGCCTTTTTGGACTTTAATGCCGATCTTCTCGCTGAAATTTGCCTCGCACTGCGATTTTCCGGTGCAGAAGCGCCCGAAGTGTGGGAAATATGGCTGACCCAGCAAATTCGCACTTTCGCGCTGGAGGAGGGGGACGGCCTGCAAGACGATTATCACGAGTACCTGATGCTGAACTGGTTTATGACGCGCGCGGGTCAGGGCGGCTTTGGCGACTATGTTCCTGAGGGGCGCGTCACATTTGCCCGTACACGGCCCGGCTCGGCGCCGCTGCGCGAGTTGTCGCACTGCATCTATTCCATGGGCGACGCCCGCTCGGCCGATTGGGAGGTCATGCGCAGCGAGGTCGCGGCGCACGTGTCGGACGAGGCGCAGGCGGCATTGGTCGCGGCTGAAGCATCGACCGATCAGTTCGGCGCCTTTTTCGAGGGGTTCGCGCGGGTTGGTTTGCGCGGCCGGATGGCTGGATCGTGCCCCTCGATGGGTGCCGCGGTATGATAGGCGCGCGCATAACGGGCGCGGCCATTGCAATCGGCGTTTGCCTGACGGTGGTTTACACCGCGCTCATTTCCAGCGCCGATGCGATTACCAAGATGTTTGCGGCCAGCTATGCTGCGCCGCAACTCTTTGCATTGTCGGGCGGTATCGTTGCGTTACTGGCCTTCGCGTTCAATCGCGCAGGGCATAACCCACGCGGCTTGTCCACGCATTGTCCGCGCGCCATGGCATTGCGCAGCGTGGCAACTGTGCTGGGAGCCGGCGCGTTTTTCTATGCATTCCGCTTGCTGCCCTTTGCCGAGGTATTTCTCTTTATCGCGATGATCCCGCTTTTCACGGCGATCCTGTCCGGCCCGGTTCTGGGCGAGGCGGTGCGCCCGCAAGCATGGGGCGCTGTCATGCTGGGTTTTGTCGGCCTGTTATGCCTTGCACCCGGCGGGTTGGAAACTTTGCAGATCGGCCACGCTGTCGCGCTAGCGGCTGTGCTATTGGGGACTGTGTCGATGATGGCATCGCGCTATATCGGCGTTCGCGAGTGTAATCTCTTAGCGCAGGTGTTCTGGCCCAATCTGGCGCTTGCCACTGTCTCGGTCTTCGCCTTGCCGTTCGTTTGGGGGCCGATGGGGCTGGGCGATCTGGGCTGGGCCGTCGTCTATGCGGCGTTGCTGTTCGCTGCTCGCTGGGTGCTGGTTGG
It encodes:
- a CDS encoding DUF6749 family protein; translation: MTAQLKVEATLAAIKTTHTANLHDGAATEMFTSSMAPSMTADISAGDAVQMFTSSMAPSLRSDVSAGDNVEMFTSSMAPSVRADASAGDNVQMFTSSMAPSARSDASAGDNVEMFTSSMSPAATADAVSGDAVQLFTSSMAPAVTAGEAVGAFTSSMAPAAEAREGDAVEMFTSSM
- a CDS encoding DUF6902 family protein, whose protein sequence is MTTIVQLNVPFRQHSKAARQAALLKTFAQTRRTQEDVFWLKENAEMLNILECTGAELAPNALGAYQKFYNDIEQRMEFFPQYYRFLLSLCLDLEDLGMPGDKGAVLTDWVARQGLADAELSDLQRAEARRLCARRGVEPLPGDTGLDDRLRSFAARSQTFTMPNKKAAYELTHIVFYLSEYGRVDPMLDTDALRSLMFAGTLAFLDFNADLLAEICLALRFSGAEAPEVWEIWLTQQIRTFALEEGDGLQDDYHEYLMLNWFMTRAGQGGFGDYVPEGRVTFARTRPGSAPLRELSHCIYSMGDARSADWEVMRSEVAAHVSDEAQAALVAAEASTDQFGAFFEGFARVGLRGRMAGSCPSMGAAV
- a CDS encoding DMT family transporter, which translates into the protein MIGARITGAAIAIGVCLTVVYTALISSADAITKMFAASYAAPQLFALSGGIVALLAFAFNRAGHNPRGLSTHCPRAMALRSVATVLGAGAFFYAFRLLPFAEVFLFIAMIPLFTAILSGPVLGEAVRPQAWGAVMLGFVGLLCLAPGGLETLQIGHAVALAAVLLGTVSMMASRYIGVRECNLLAQVFWPNLALATVSVFALPFVWGPMGLGDLGWAVVYAALLFAARWVLVGALKALPAYVITPLMNLQFLWMVAIGATVFGEVPGAALYLGAAFVITAGGWLIYDQAFPGVETRKVIPAE